A genomic region of Drosophila kikkawai strain 14028-0561.14 chromosome X, DkikHiC1v2, whole genome shotgun sequence contains the following coding sequences:
- the LOC108080351 gene encoding proton-coupled amino acid transporter 1 yields the protein MDVETPSQPHQGQPVAKSQESAEAGGGEAASRKEEGHDEDYHPPTSYLETIVHLFKGNIGPGLFAMGDAFKNGGLLVAPLLTVVIAVVSIHCQHVLVTCSKKMRDLRGEAVCADYALTVERCFENGPSKLRSWSRTMGRLVDIFICVTQLGFCCIYFVFISTNLKQILQAYDIGMDVHLVMLLAFVPVLLSSLITNLKWLTPVSMFANVCMILGLAITLYYALKDGLPEIGERALWTNGSQLALFFGTAIFAFEGIALVMPLKNAMRKPRQFESTLGVLNVGMFLVSVMFMFAGSVGYMKWGEQVGGSLTLNLGDTILAQAVKLMVSAGVLLGYPLQFFVAIQIMWPSVKQMCGIQGRSLPGELGFRTCMVLLTLAIAELVPALGLFISLIGALCSTALALVFPPVIELIARSEPNKGPGVWICVKNLVILVLALLGFFTGSYESLKQIVKHFGEEELH from the exons atggaTGTCGAG ACGCCATCTCAGCCACATCAAGGTCAACCTGTGGCCAAGAGCCAGGAATCAGCGGAAGCAGGCGGAGGAGAAGCCGCTAGTCGCAAGGAGGAGGGTCACGATGAGGACTATCATCCGCCCACAAG CTACCTGGAGACGATTGTGCACCTGTTCAAGGGCAACATTGGACCCGGTTTGTTTGCCATGGGAGATGCCTTCAAGAACGGCGGCCTGCTGGTAGCCCCACTCCTCACCGTGGTCATAGCGGTGGTGTCCATTCACTGCCAGCACGTCCTGGTGACCTGCTCCAAGAAGATGCGAGATCTCCGAGGGGAGGCGGTGTGCGCCGACTATGCTTTGACCGTGGAGCGGTGCTTCGAGAATGGTCCCTCCAAACTGAGGAGCTGGTCAAGGACCATGGGCCGCCTGgtggatatatttatatgcgTGACCCAGCTGGGTTTCTGTTGCATCTACTTTGTGTTCATCAGTACGAATCTAAAGCAG ATCCTGCAAGCCTACGACATCGGCATGGACGTCCATCTGGTGATGCTGCTGGCCTTTGTGCCCGTACTCCTCAGCTCGCTGATCACAAACCTCAAGTGGCTAACGCCAGTGTCGATGTTTGCCAACGTTTGCATGATCCTCGGCCTGGCCATTACCCTGTATTATGCCTTAAAGGACGGACTACCGGAGATTGGGGAACGCGCCCTCTGGACGAATGGCTCCCAGCTGGCTCTTTTCTTCGGCACCGCCATCTTTGCCTTCGAGGGCATTGCCCTGGTGATGCCGCTGAAGAATGCCATGCGCAAGCCCCGCCAGTTCGAGAGCACCCTGGGTGTGCTCAATGTGGGCATGTTCCTGGTCTCCGTGATGTTCATGTTCGCCGGCTCCGTGGGCTACATGAAGTGGGGCGAGCAGGTCGGAGGCAGTCTGACCCTCAACCTGGGGGATACCAT TCTGGCCCAGGCAGTCAAGCTGATGGTCTCCGCCGGCGTCCTCCTGGGCTATCCCCTGCAGTTCTTTGTGGCCATTCAGATTATGTGGCCCAGCGTTAAGCAGATGTGCGGCATCCAGGGAAGATCGCTGCCCGGCGAGCTGGGTTTTCGCACCTGTATGGTGCTCCTTACGC TTGCCATTGCTGAACTGGTTCCTGCCTTGGGTCTCTTCATCTCACTGATTGGAGCTCTCTGTTCGACGGCCTTGGCCTTGGTCTTTCCGCCCGTCATCGAGTTGATAGCGAGGAGTGAGCCCAACAAGGGGCCAGGAGTTTGGATTTGTGTAAAGAATCTGGTTATCCTGGTGCTGGCACTCCTGGGCTTCTTCACGGGCTCCTACGAGAGCCTCAAGCAGATTGTCAAGCATTTTGGGGAAGAGGAGTTGCACTAA